The following are from one region of the Vitis riparia cultivar Riparia Gloire de Montpellier isolate 1030 chromosome 14, EGFV_Vit.rip_1.0, whole genome shotgun sequence genome:
- the LOC117930141 gene encoding integumentary mucin C.1 → MTKTSLGCITLKIQLGLFLNPQNLLVLMAGEASKCLLFLLLLSVLAFYSSATLVGFSYDARRSRGASSATKTVSFLKQNKVLASQIRVFVADHKVLNSLFNTGVSVDLYLNETRVESLRDSTPSSISWLKTHLLTFLPHVNIQSVIASSVRSELPGKNELPRVLSTLISTHSILSSFHLSSEVKVSVAFSLKFLENLDGKHERDLRRIFHFIKKTRSFVIVEASVDGELSMGDRFVQAMIKRATHANAVLPCNDVPMMLTVKSPAAPSGIEVAAFTDKISKSLENNTEIIGKISGLYAEVSDMEEFNQKELKREEEQLFPSSRRELLNNFHLKTTLHDAFDPPTTFPTNPVTIPLDNPTPTIVTVPSTSPVTITPASPDATPVTVPSTTPITIPPTNPLNSPVPVTSPVTTPITVPGAQPITNPVTTYPAPSGNIPTTTPFTSPVMPPATPNSPAAVGQSWCVAKTGAMESALQAALDYACGIGGADCSTIQQGASCYNPNTLQSHASYAFNSYYQKNPTASSCDFGGTAMIVNINPSTGSCVFLSSSSSSSSSSPTPSLPTITSPTTTSSSSWPPISGSGTPPTVLNTSNPASATTTGYGSGSPQGASSSVSASAAHLQPFIGNIILVTSFITAKITLDI, encoded by the exons ATGACAAA GACCTCCCTTGGATGTATCACATTAAAAATCCAGTTGGGTCTCTTCCTAAACCCACAAAACCTTCTCGTTTTAATGGCAGGAGAAGCTTCGAAGTGTCTCCTCTTCTTGCTACTGCTCTCTGTTCTTGCCTTCTACTCTTCAG CAACTCTGGTGGGTTTCTCCTATGATGCAAGGAGAAGTAGGGGAGCTTCATCAGCTACTAAAACAGTGTCATTCCTGAAGCAAAACAAGGTCTTAGCATCTCAGATTCGGGTTTTTGTTGCAGATCACAAGGTTTTAAATAGTCTTTTCAACACAGGTGTATCTGTTGATCTTTACTTAAATGAAACAAGAGTTGAGAGTCTGAGAGATTCCACACCTTCATCTATTTCATGGCTCAAAACCCATCTACTGACCTTTCTCCCGCACGTAAACATCCAGAGTGTCATAGCAAGTAGTGTTAGGAGTGAATTACCAGGAAAAAATGAGTTGCCCAGAGTTCTATCCACCTTGATATCAACCCATTCAATCCTCAGTAGTTTTCACCTCAGCAGTGAAGTGAAGGTATCAGTAGCATTCTCCCTGAAATTCTTGGAGAACCTTGATGGAAAACATGAAAGAGACCTGCGCaggatttttcattttatcaaGAAAACTAGGTCTTTTGTCATTGTAGAAGCCAGTGTTGATGGAGAATTGAGCATGGGAGATCGGTTTGTTCAGGCAATGATCAAGAGAGCCACCCATGCCAATGCTGTTCTTCCTTGCAATGATGTGCCCATGATGTTGACAGTCAAGAGCCCTGCTGCTCCTAGCGGGATTGAAGTAGCTGCATTCACCGATAAGATCTCAAAATCTTTAGAGAACAACACAGAGATTATAGGTAAGATATCCGGGTTATACGCAGAAGTGTCTGATATGGAAGAATTCAATCAGAAAGAGCTGAAAAGGGAAGAAGAGCAACTGTTTCCTTCCTCCAGAAGAGAACTGCTGAACAACTTCCACCTGAAAACAACTTTACATGATGCGTTCGACCCCCCAACAACCTTTCCCACAAACCCAGTCACCATTCCGCTTGATAATCCCACACCGACGATCGTCACCGTCCCATCCACTAGCCCTGTTACAATAACACCAGCTAGTCCTGATGCCACTCCTGTTACTGTTCCCTCCACCACGCCTATCACCATTCCCCCCACAAATCCGTTGAATTCGCCAGTACCAGTCACCAGTCCAGTTACAACACCCATCACAGTGCCTGGGGCTCAACCAATAACCAACCCAGTAACTACTTATCCAGCCCCATCAGGAAATATTCCTACCACAACACCCTTCACAAGCCCTGTGATGCCTCCAGCAACGCCAAACTCTCCTGCAGCTGTGGGACAGAGCTGGTGTGTGGCAAAGACTGGAGCAATGGAGTCTGCACTCCAGGCAGCATTGGATTATGCGTGTGGGATTGGAGGCGCAGACTGCTCGACGATTCAGCAGGGTGCAAGCTGTTACAATCCAAATACCCTTCAAAGCCATGCCTCATATGCATTCAACAGCTACTATCAGAAGAATCCAACAGCATCCAGCTGTGACTTTGGTGGAACTGCCATGATAGTTAACATCAATCCAA GTACAGGATCTTGCGTTTTcctatcatcatcatcatcctcatcatcatcatcaccaacACCTTCATTGCCAACAATAACATCACCAACaacaacatcatcatcatcatggcCACCAATATCAGG CTCTGGTACTCCACCAACAGTGCTAAACACAAGCAACCCTGCTTCAGCTACCACAACCGGTTATGGATCTGGAAGCCCTCAAGGTGCTAGCTCTTCAGTATCTGCATCAGCTGCTCACTTGCAACCCTTCATTGGCAACATCATTCTGGTGACATCCTTCATCACCGCAAAAATCACCCTGGACATATAG
- the LOC117930142 gene encoding nuclear envelope-associated protein 2-like — MSVSEKSSAASSSSSSSALTSLSSSSSSVRDIDPLLKDLNEKKQSFRKNVVSLAAELKEVRGRLASQEQSFAKETLNRKVAETKAKSMEEEIGRLQKSLEERNGQLQASAMTTEKYLQELDGLRSQLSFTQATADASAASAQSAQLHCLALIKELDEKNISLKEHGDRVNRLGEQLDHLQKDLQAREYSQKQLKDEVLRIEHDIMQAVAKAGANRDCELRKVLDEVSPKNFEKINKLLIAKDDEIAKLKDEIRIMSAQWKLKTKEMESQLEKHRRADQELKKRVLKLEFCLQEARAQTRKLQRMGERRDKALKELRDQFVTKQQGEAAGIEKQNFWESSGFKIVVSMSMLILVVFSKR; from the exons ATGTCGGTTTCGGAGAAATCATCAGCGGcgtcgtcgtcgtcgtcgtctTCGGCGTTAACGTCGTTGTCGTCGTCGTCGTCTTCGGTTCGGGATATCGATCCGTTGTTGAAGGATCTGAATGAGAAGAAGCAGAGCTTTAGGAAAAACGTGGTGTCGTTGGCGGCGGAGTTGAAGGAGGTGCGAGGCCGTCTCGCTTCGCAAGAACAGTCCTTTGCTAAAGAAACCCTAAATAGAAAG GTAGCGGAGACGAAGGCCAAGAGCATGGAAGAGGAAATAGGCAGATTGCAGAAAAgcttagaagaaagaaatggacAATTGCAGGCATCTGCTATGACTACTGAGAAG TACCTCCAGGAGTTGGATGGTCTTAGATCACAGCTTTCATTCACTCAAGCTACTGCTGATGCAAGTGCTGCATCAGCTCAATCAGCACAGCTTCACTGTTTGGCACTGATAAAGGAACTAGATGAGAAGAATATTTCATTAAAAGAGCACGGGGATCGTGTAAATAGGCTGGGAGAGCAATTAGATCACCTGCAGAAGGATCTTCAAGCTAGGGaatattctcaaaaacaattGAAAGATGAAGTTTTGAGAATTGAGCATGACATTATGCAAGCTGTTGCCAAAGCTGGAGCAAACAGGGATTGTGAACTGAGGAAAGTATTAGATGAGGTTTCTCCAAAGAattttgagaagattaataagcTTTTAATTGCTAAAGATGACGAAATAGCCAAACTGAAAGATGAAATCAGGATTATGTCTGCTCAATGGAAGCTCAAAACTAAGGAAATGGAATCACAG TTAGAGAAGCATCGTAGAGCTGATCAGGAACTAAAAAAGAGAGTACTAAAATTGGAGTTCTGTCTCCAGGAAGCTCGTGCTCAAACACGAAAGCTCCAGAGG ATGGGAGAGCGAAGGGATAAAGCCCTGAAAGAACTCAGAGATCAATTCGTAACAAAGCAACAGGGTGAAGCAGCAGGTATCGAGAAGCAGAATTTCTGGGAGAGCTCAGGTTTCAAGATTGTAGTTTCTATGTCCATGTTGATCTTGGTGGTATTCTCTAAGCGGTAA